A part of Astatotilapia calliptera chromosome 15, fAstCal1.2, whole genome shotgun sequence genomic DNA contains:
- the itsn2a gene encoding intersectin-2a isoform X3, whose amino-acid sequence MNGGASVWAITPEERAKHDKQFETLSPVLGYISGEQARKFFLQSGLPASVLAEIWNLADMDSDGKMDKVEFSIAMKLIKLKLQGRNLPSALPVVMKQPPASNCGSTVASSARFGMGSMPNLSIGLSSMSAMSAMPILTPIPVNPPMPSMQPLLPTPVTLPLITPLGNCGLHNGTLLTPPLVPNNAGLPLSGFSSPMAFSPSTGMSKANSLLDLGSSSSNSSSTTSLASNSPKMGASDWAVSQASRLKYRQQFNTLDKLMTGYLSGPQVRNALMASNLTQTQLATIWTLADVDKDGQLQADEFILAMHLVDMAKTGRPLPLTLPQDLVPPSLRGGIKSNELVNGTGPYITPCLIDTAEIEPAQKNKSSVSFEDKLKENFAKGSAELEKRRLALEEQQKKEKEKREREEREAQERREREARELENRRRLEEERRLERQREMERQREEERLRELERKEAAKQEMERQRRDEWERAKREELGRKKEGEQEEISRLRAKKKSLELELEAVGNMHKQISDRLRDAQSKRRIQKAELDLVNQKRDTRVAEINALQLEFEEWQRKLSQLVPEQQRLCEKLQNISLNKLPSVTLTSLTGTVTEKTVNCRRLKDQLDILERETTDKLTQMEQYNKELKLGDMDDCVLRGLLSLLACLSQLFLLIKELREKQVRQQAVLDDLHRVKEEKLRELQRRREEEERERRRREEEEEAARQAKLEQEKREQERREQEKREREEEEARQRRLLEEQRARQREEEEREAQARHRAAQEKAQEEERRRREEEAEAEKKRREAEEEKRLKEVEEEKRRKEEQEMGQQLAPKLTTYRALYSFVARNADELSVDADCLIEVDEHTVGEPGWLCGSYRGNRGWFPQSYAEKCLTPASTQSGPTSPGKMSCLPPPLNTRHPDVVEKGDSPLPVQSDASQSSVPLLARALSPWSATSETHLSLSGGSATDVITTLLSFSQGDIISVLQQREDWWLGQINGMQGWFPKSYVALETAGNTDVDALDTSDSVQLEEYVALYTYESPEVGDLTFVEGDVVLVLEKEGEWWRGCVGDQTGLFPSNYVRPVELPEASRPGGPTKKPEVAQAVTTTGASTMHQLRLSPGQLIVVLAKNSTGWWLGELQARGKKRQRGWFHSSHVKLLGPSSSKSSPSPLPVCQVIAMYDYTAANQDELSFSKGQLINILDKTNPDWWKGEANGVTGLLPTNYVKMTTESDPSQQWCADLMTLDTMTPQERKRQGYIHELIQTEETYVEDLELVLEVFYKPMSESGRLTEAEMAVIFVNWRELIMCNSKLLKALRVRKKTGGENMPVQLIGDLLASELAHMQPYIRFCSCQLNAAALLQSKTHNQPDFKDFLKKIATNYRCKGMPLSSFLLKPMQRITRYPLLIKNILEHTPDGHADRGPLREALERAEELCSQVNEGVREKENSDRLEWIQSHMQCEGPIEHLVFNSLTNCLGPRKLLHSGRLYKTKSSRELWAFLFSDFLLLTHSAKPFSSSGSDKLFSPKTSIQLKMYKTVS is encoded by the exons ATGAATG GTGGAGCCAGTGTGTGGGCCATTACTCCCGAGGAGAGGGCAAAACATGACAAACAGTTTGAGACCCTCTCCCCCGTCCTCGGTTACATCTCAG GAGAACAAGCAAGAAAATTCTTCCTGCAGTCCGGCCTGCCTGCTTCTGTCCTGGCTGAGATTTG GAACTTAGCCGACATGGACAGTGATGGGAAAATGGACAAAGTGGAGTTTTCCATTGCTATGAAGCTCATCAAACTTAAACTTCAAGGACGCAACTTGCCCTCCGCTTTGCCAGTCGTCATGAAGCAGCCTCCTGCTTCCAATTGCGGTTCAACCGTCGCTTCCTCAGCACGATTTG GAATGGGTTCTATGCCAAACCTGTCAATTGGTCTGTCATCCATGTCAGCTATGTCAGCCATGCCCATCCTCACACCCATCCCAGTTAACCCCCCCATGCCCTCAATGCAACCCCTGTTGCCAACGCCTGTGACTCTGCCACTTATCACCCCGCTTGGAAACTGTGGGCTCCACAACGGCACCCTCCTCACCCCACCACTCGTTCCTAACAACGCAG GACTTCCTCTCTCTGGCTTCTCCTCTCCTATGGCCTTCTCCCCGTCCACTGGCATGTCAAAGGCCAACTCTCTACTCGACCTGGGATCGAGCAG TTCCAATTCCTCCTCCACCACATCTTTGGCCAGTAACTCCCCAAAGATGGGCGCTAGTGATTGGGCCGTTTCTCAGGCCTCAAGACTCAAGTACCGTCAGCAGTTCAACACACTAGACAAGCTCATGACCGGCTACTTATCAG GACCTCAGGTTAGAAATGCACTGATGGCATCAAATCTGACGCAGACTCAGTTAGCTACCATCTG GACCTTGGCAGATGTGGATAAGGATGGCCAGCTGCAGGCTGATGAGTTCATTCTGGCCATGCACCTGGTGGACATGGCTAAGACGGGCCGCCCTCTACCACTCACTCTGCCACAAGACCTAGTACCACCCTCTCTGAG aggaggaattAAATCCAATGAGCTTGTTAATGGAACAGGGCCCTACATAACTCCCTGTTTAATAGACACAGCAGAGATAGAACCTGCTCAAAAGAACAAGAGCAGCG TGTCCTTTGAGGACAAGCTGAAGGAGAACTTTGCAAAGGGAAGCGCAGAGCTGGAGAAACGACGTCTAGCTCTTGAGGAGcagcagaagaaggagaaggagaagagagagagggaggagagagaggctCAAGAAcggagggagagggaggccaGGGAGCTGGAGAACCGGAGGaggctggaggaggagaggcggctggagaggcagagagaaatgGAGCGACAAAGGGAAGAGGAGAGGCTGAGAGAGCTGGAGAGGAAGGAG GCAGCGAAGCAGGAGATGGAGCGCCAGCGGAGGGACGAGTGGGAGCGTGCGAAAAGAGAGGAGCTGGGCaggaagaaagagggggagCAAGAGGAGATCTCTCGACTAAGGGCGAAAAAGAAGAGTCTGGAGTTGGAGCTAGAGGCTGTG GGGAACATGCACAAGCAGATCTCAGACCGTCTCCGCGACGCTCAGAGCAAGAGGCGGATTCAGAAGGCTGAGCTGGACCTCGTCAATCAGAAGAGGGACACCCGCGTTGCAGAGATTAACGCGCTTCAGCTCGAGTTTGAG GAGTGGCAGAGGAAGCTCTCACAGCTGGTTCCAGAACAACAGAGACTGTGTGAGAAGCTGCAAAACATCAGCCTCAACAAACTCCCGT CTGTGACTTTGACCTCCCTGACCGGGACTGTGACGGAGAAGACTGTAAACTGCCGGAGGCTGAAGGACCAGCTTGACATCCTGGAAAGGGAAACGACAGACAAACTGACGCAGATGGAGCAGTACAATAAGGAGCTTAAG CTCGGGGATATGGACGACTGTGTCCTCCGAGGCCTTCTGTCTCTGCTGGCCTGCCTCAGCCAGCTCTTCCTTCTCATCAAG GAGCTGAGGGAGAAGCAGGTGAGGCAGCAGGCTGTTCTGGACGACCTGCACAGAGTCAAAGAGGAGAAATTGAGGGAGCTCCAGAGACGccgcgaggaggaggagagagaaaggaggaggagagaggaagaagaagaggcggcCAG ACAGGCAAAGCTGGAGCaagaaaagagagagcaggAGCGGAGGGAACAagagaagagggagagagaggaagaggaggcacgGCAGAGGAGGCTTCTGGAGGAGCAGAGGGCCAGACAGagggaagaggaagagagagaggccCAGGCTCGCCACCGGGCAGCCCAGGAGAAAGCAcaagaagaggagagaagaaggagagaggaggaggcagaggcggagaagaagaggagggaggCCGAGGAGGAGAAGAGACTGAAAGAGgttgaggaggagaagaggaggaaagaagAGCAGGAAATGGGGCAGCAGTTGGCACCCAAGCTAACCACCTACAGAGCCCTGTACTCCTTTGTTGCTCGCAACGCAGATGAGCTGAGTGTAGACGCAGACTGTCTCATAGAG GTGGATGAGCACACGGTCGGTGAGCCTGGCTGGTTGTGCGGAAGTTACCGCGGAAACAGGGGCTGGTTCCCCCAGAGTTACGCTGAGAAATGTCTGACCCCTGCCTCGACTCAAAGTGGTCCCACTTCACCTGGAAAAATGTCCTGTCTGCCACCACCACTAAACACAAG ACACCCCGATGTGGTGGAAAAAGGTGACAGCCCTCTTCCTGTCCAATCTGATGCTTCACAG tcCTCCGTTCCTCTGCTCGCTCGGGCCCTCTCGCCATGGTCAGCCACTTCAGAAACCCACCTCAGCCTTTCAGGCGGTTCGGCGACAGACGTCATCACCACACTGCTCAGCTTCTCGCAGGGAGACATCATCAGCGTGCTGCAGCAGAGGGAAGATTGGTGGCTGGGGCAGATCAACGGGATGCAGGGATGGTTCCCCAAAAGTTACGTCGCTTTGGAGACGGCTGGCAATACAGA TGTGGATGCGTTGGACACATCTGATTCAGTTCAACTAGAAG AATACGTGGCCTTGTATACATATGAGAGCCCAGAGGTGGGGGACTTGACGTTTGTCGAGGGGGATGTTGTTTTGGTGTTGGAGAAAGAAGGAGAGTGGTGGCGAGGATGCGTTGGGGACCAGACAGGGCTCTTTCCCTCCAACTATGTCCGACCTGTAGAACTGCCAGAG GCATCAAGACCTGGAGGTCCAACCAAGAAACCTG AGGTTGCGCAGGCAGTCACCACCACTGGGGCCTCAACGATGCATCAGCTTCGCCTGTCTCCGGGGCAACTGATCGTGGTGCTGGCCAAGAACTCCACCGGCTGGTGGCTCGGGGAACTGCAA GCTCGGGGGAAAAAGCGGCAGCGAGGCTGGTTTCATTCCTCTCACGTTAAGCTCCTGGGTCCCTCCAGTAGCAAGTCTTCCCCCTCTCCTCTGCCAG TATGCCAAGTTATTGCAATGTATGACTACACGGCTGCCAATCAGGACGAGCTGAGTTTCTCCAAGGGTCAGCTGATCAACATCCTCGACAAGACCAACCCCGACTGGTGGAAAGGAGAAGCCAACGGGGTAACAGGGTTGCTGCCCACCAATTATGTCAAGATGACAACAGAATCAGACCCCAGCCAGCAAT GGTGTGCTGACCTGATGACGCTCGACACAATGACCCCTCAGGAGAGGAAAAGGCAGGGTTACATTCACGAGCTCATCCAGACCGAGGAGACCTATGTCGAGGATCTTGAGCTAGTGCTAGAG GTCTTCTACAAGCCCATGTCCGAGTCAGGCCGTCTGACTGAAGCTGAGATGGCAGTTATCTTTGTTAACTGGAGGGAACTGATTATGTGCAACTCCAAATTGCTCAA AGCCCTGCGTGTCCGTaaaaagacaggaggagagaacaTGCCCGTTCAGCTAATAGGAGACCTGCTGGCGTCGGAGCTCGCGCACATGCAGCCGTACATTCGCTTCTGCTCCTGCCAGCTCAACGCCGCAGCGCTGCTGCAGAGCAAGACCCACAACCAGCCTGACTTTAAAGACTTCCTCAAA AAGATTGCAACTAACTACCGCTGTAAAGGAATGCCGCTGTCCAGCTTCCTCCTCAAGCCCATGCAGAGGATTACACGTTACCCTCTACTCATCAAAAAT ATCTTGGAGCACACCCCAGATGGCCATGCAGACCGAGGCCCTCTCCGAGAAGCTCTGGAGCGAGCCGAGGAGCTGTGCTCTCAGGTCAATGAGGGGGTTCGGGAGAAGGAGAACTCAGACAGGCTCGAATGGATACAGAGCCACATGCAGTGTGAGGGGCCCATAGAG CACTTGGTCTTCAACTCGCTGACTAATTGCCTCGGGCCTCGCAAGTTGCTCCACAGCGGTCGGCTGTACAAGACCAAAAGCAGCAGAGAGCTGTGGGCTTTCCTCTTCAGTgatttcctcctcctcacacacaGTGCCAAACCCTTCTCCTCCTCAGGATCTGACAAGTTATTCAGCCCCAAAACAAGCATACAGCTCAAGATGTACAAAACAGTAAGCTAA